CTGAACCAGCGGTCGTCGCCCGTGAGGCCCTTCGACTTCACCTCGGCGCGGCATGCTTTCACGGCGCGGCGCTGACGGTAGGCGAAAGTCGGTAGCCGCAATCTAGGAGTGCACTGCGTCATTCGCCCCTTCTATCGGGCCATTCACCTTTTCTATCAGGAACACGATGCGCGTCTCGCTGCGCTCGGTGATCTCAACCTTATCGCCCGTCTCACGAATCAGATTGGGAATGTCGATCACCGACAGGGGATCAGTGCAATGCACCTCGAGTTGGTCGCCTGTCTTCAACGGCTTCAGCGCCTTGCGCGTTTTCAGCGCCGGCAACGGGCATTTCAGCCCGGTGAGATCGAGCGTCGTTCTGGTCATGACCGCAACATGGCGGGGCGGGTCGATGGCGTCAACGCAAGGCCCATCACATCACGTTGGCATAGGACAGATACCCGACGCCCTGCCCCGGCTCGACGCGCGTGACAGATTCGCCGAGTTCGACCAGCCCATCGGTCTCGACCAGCGAGGACAACAGGCCGGCGCCTTCGCGGGGAAACTTGATGGCCTCGAGCGCGCCATCCTCGGCCTCGCGCAAGGAGACGCGGACATATTCGCGACGGCCCTCCTTCTTCTTGTAGGTGAAGGCGGCGCGCACGGGAATCGGAAGCATCGGTTCCGGCAGGCCGCCTGCGAGCGCAAGCACCGTCGGCCGCACCACATGGACGAAGGTGACGAAGCTCGCAACGGGATTGCCGGGCAAGCCGATCAGCGGCGTGCCGCCGATAACGCCCATGGCGACGGGCCGGCCCGGCTTGATCGCCATTCGCCACAACACCAGAGTGCCGATGCTCTCGACTGCGGCCTTGACGTGATCCTCCTCGCCGGTCGACACACCTCCGGTGGTGAGGATCAGGTCATGTTGGCCTGCGACCCGCTTTAGCCCGTCCGCGAGCAAGGCTAGCTCGTCGCGCAAAATGCCGAGGTCGCTGACCTCACAGCCGAGCCGGCGCAGCATCGCCATCAGCATGAAGCGGTTGGAGTCGAAGAGTTGCGAGGGCGCGCGCGCTTCGCCCGGCGAGACCAGCTCGTCGCCGGTCGAGAACACCGCAACGCGAATGCGCCTGACGACGTCGAGCGTGGTCAGGCCGAAGGCGGCGGCGAGCGCGACATGTTGTGGCCGCAAGCGCTGGCCGGCGGGCAAGGCGACGTGGCCTTGCGGAATATCCTCGCCAGCGGGCCGGACGTTGGCGCCAGGCTTCAGCCCAGGCGGCAAAACGATCTTGCCGCTCGCGTCAATACGCACATCTTCCTGCATGAAGACGGTCTCGGCCCCCTTCGGCATCGGCGCGCCCGTGAAGATGCGTGCAGTATGGCCGGGCTTGACCGGATGATCGGCTGCAGCACCGGCTGCGATACGTCCGTCGAGTGGAAACGCTTCTTCGTTCGCTTGCGGCAGGTCCACATTGCGCACCGCATAGCCGTCGACCGCGGAGTTGGTGAACGGCGGCAGCGGCAGCGGCGCGGCGACATCGTACGCGAGCACGCGCCCGTCGGCATCGACCAGCGCCACGGTCTCGATGTCGGTAATCGCGCTGACACGGGCCGCAATCAGAGCGACGGCGTCATCAACCGACATCATCGGCCCACCGAAGGCAAAGCAATCGTCGGACAGTTGCGCCATGATGCCTCGTCAGCGCGCGAGCGCGCTCTTCGCCATCGCTTCGTCAGCCGTCATTGCCGAGCCCAAGACCAGCGCGGCCACGGCCGGGATATCATCCAGATGGACCGTCGGCAGCCTGGTTTCAACTGCACCGTCGGTCGCAATGCCGACGATGCCGGGATCGTCGGGAAATAGCAGCGGCTTGGAATTGGCGGCGCGGTGAACCTCGATCTTGCGATGCGGCTCGCGCTTGAAACCTTCGACCACGACGAGGTCGACCGCCGACAGCTTTGCGAGCAGTTCCGGCAACCGCGGCTCCGCCGCACCGCGCAACTCATGCATCAGCGCCCAGCGCCTCTCAGAGGCCACCAGCACCTCGGCCGCACCCGCCTCGCGATGGCGCCAGGAATCCTTGCCGGGCACGTCGACGTCGAACTGGTGATGGGCATGCTTGATTACGGAGACGCGCAGGCCTTGCGCATTGAAATGCGGAATCAGCCGCGTCAACAGCGTGGTCTTGCCCGCTCCGCTCCATCCCGCCAGGCCGATGATTTTCATCACAACTCGATCTCCGCCAGCCATATCACACGGCTGGAACCACCATCTCCGTCATTGCGAGCGGAGGCGTTTCCCTCATTCCCTCACATGCTTATATCGGCCTGAGGCGAATGTCATGCTAACCTCGCGTCCATGATGAAGATCGACAAAGCCCCGGTCCCCCTGATCGTCCCGAACCCGGACGATTCGCGCCTGACGCAGAGCGTCGTCGGCGTCGACCAAGCCGGCGCGAGGGTCGAGACCAAGGTGCCGATGGAACGGCCGCTGACGCTCTATCTCAATGCCCAGGAGATCGTCACCATGATGACGATCGGCGACTATCCGGAGTATCTTGCGCTGGGCTATCTCCTCAACCAGAACATGCTGAAATACAGCGACGTCGTCACCGAGGTCGAATATGACGACGACCTCCAGGTCGTCGTGGTGCGCACCGAACACCACACCAATTTCGAGGCGAAACTGAAGAAGCGCACGCAGACCTCGGGCTGTGCGCAGGGCACTGCGTTCGGCGACCTGCTGGAAGCGGTGGAAAGCGTTGCGCTGCCGAAGGCCGAGTTGCGCACCTCCTGGCTGTACCAGATGACGCTGACAATCAACACCATGCCCTCGCTCTATCTCGAGGCCGGCGCGATCCACGGCTGCGTGCTGTGCAAGGAGGGCACGCCGCTCTGCTACACCGAGGATGTCGGCCGCCACAACGCCGTCGACAAGATCGCGGGCTGGATGTACCGCCACGGCGTCGAGGCCGGCGACAAGATCCTCTACACCACGGGCCGGCTGACTTCCGAGATGGTGATCAAGACGGTGCGGATGGGCATCCCCATCCTGGTATCGCGCTCGGGCTTCACCGCGTGGGGCGTCGATCTCGCCCGCCAGGTCGGGCTGACGCTGATCGGGCGGACCCGCGGCAAGCGCTTCATCGCGCTCTCGGGCGAAGAGCGCATCGTCTACGACCAGAACCTCGCTTATGTCGAGGAGGAGTCGGCCAAGCACAAGCGCAAGGGTGAAGGTGGTGACGACTGAGATTCCGCCGACCGTGGGCGTGCTGCTTGCAGGCGGCCTGGCTCGGCGCATGGGCGGCGGCGACAAGCCGATGCGCACGATCGGCGGCCGCACGATTCTGGAGCGCGTGATCGCGCGCCTGAAGCCGCAATGTGACGGGCTGATCCTCAACGCCAATGGCGAGCCTTCGCGTTTTTCTGCATTTGGATTGACCGTCGTCGCCGATGACGTGCCGGGCTATCCCGGACCGCTCGCCGGCATTCTCGCCGCGCTCGACTGGACAGCGGCGCACCGGCCCCGCATCGAATGGGTGCTGAGCGCCGCCGGCGACTGCCCGTTTCTGCCGCGCGACCTCGTCGCAAGGTTGCACGCGGCGCGCGCCGCAGAGAATGCGCAACTCGCCGTCGCCGCTTCCGGCGAACAGTCGCATCCGGTGATCGGCTTGTGGCGCGTCGCCTTGCGCGAGGAATTGCGCCAAGCGCTCGTCGTCGAGGACGTCCGCAAGATCGACCGCTGGACCGCGCGCTATCCGCTCGCAACGGTGACATGGCCGGTTCAGCCGCTCGATCCATTCTTCAATGCCAACACGATCGAGGACATCGCGGAAGCCGGGCGGCTGGCGGCGCTGGATGAGCGCTTGGCGCAATAAAACTGAGTTTTGGGGAACCCGATCCCAAACCGCTCGCGCCCGCGGTACAGCGTGCGCTTACCGAAGCGGAAGAGCGCGAACGCGTGCGCGAGCAGGCCGCTCAGGCGGCGAGCAATCCGGTCCAGGCGTCATAGCCCCAGACCTTACGCCACCGGTACTCTCCCTCGATTTTACGCCGGCGGGAATCCGGCCCGCGCCAGCGCCGCGCGGCTTTCGTCCGAGGCAAGCGCGTCAAGAAAAGCCTGCACCGCCGGGCGCTGCTTGCGCGCGCTCACCAGCGCGAAATCATAATGCTCTTCTGCAAGCGGAATGAAACCGAGGCCGAACGCCTGAGCGACCGGCGCGATGGTCAAGCCCCAGTCGGCACGATGCTGCGCCACCGCGGCGGCCACGGCATTGTGCGATCGCGGCTGATTCCAATAACCTTCCGGCCGCGCGCCGCCGAGCAGACGATCGACCAGAATGCGCGTGCCGGCGCCCTGGTTGCGGTTGACCATGATGCAGGCAGGATCGGCGAGCGCCGCAGCGACGGCGTCCTTTGCGCTCAGGCTCTCGAACCGCCTGTCACCGCGGCGGAACACGATGCCCTGCATCCGCCGCCATCCAGGCACGAGCTCGAGGCCTTCGGCGAGGTACGGCGTGTTGTAGGTCTCGGTCTTGTCGTCGAACAGATGGATCGGCGCGAGATCACACTCGCCGCGTCGAGCAGCCGCGAGGCCACCGAGACTGCCCACCGCGATCGAGCGCACGTTAAGGCCCGCGTGCGCGAGCGGCGCGGCGACGATATCGAGCCCGGTGCAATGGCTGCCGATGATGACGAGATCGGGCACGCGCACATGCGGCGTGAACAGCGTCACCTCGGCCTCGGTGCCGGCGGGCATCTGGTCGGCAAGCGCATCGATGCGCAGGAAGCCGTCGGCCTGCGCGAACGACGTGATCGCACCCGAGCCCTTTCCGGAGGGGTAAGCGATCAGCCCGTCCTTACCATCGACCAGCGACACCATCACGAACTCGGTACGGCCGAGCTCGGAGGCAATCCGCACCGGCACCTTCGCACTCACTTTGGCATCCGCGCGCGGCGGCAGACCCGCCATCTGCCGCAACACCGGCACGATCATGTCGTGGAAGGTGAACATCGCAGAGGTCGGAAAGCCCGGCAGGATGACCACCGGCTTGCCATCGCAGACCGCAAGGCAAAGCGGTTTACCGGGCTTGAGCGCGACGCCGTGGGCGATGATGCCGGGCTGGCCGAGGCGCCCGATGATGCGATGGGACACATCGCCCGCGCCTTTCGACGTGCCGCCCGACAGCACCAGCATGTCGGCCGCCGCCAGCGCCTCGCGCATCGCGGCCTCGAGCTTGGCCTCGTCATCCGGAACCGCGCCGACGAAATGCGCCGCGCCGCCGTTCTCGTCGATCGCGGCAGTGACGATCGCGCCATTGGTGTCGTAGATCGCGGCGGCCGCGAGCATCTCGCCGGGCTGCACCAGTTCATCGCCGGTCGAGATGACCGCAACGCGCGGCTTGCGCACGACCTTGACCTCGGCGATGCCGCAGGCCGCGAGCATTCCGATCTCGCGCGAACCGACGATGGCGCCACTGCGCAGCAGGGCTTCGTCGCGCGCGATGTCCGAACCGGCATACGACACGAACTGGCCCGGCGAAGCCGCGCGGCGGACCTCGATCGCGCCCGTTCCAGCCGGCTGGGTATGCTCGACCATGACCACCGCATCAGCGCCGCGCGGCAGCGGACCGCCGGTGGCGATCGCCGTCGCCGTGCCGGAGGCGACCTGAAGGACCGGCGCCGTACCGCAGGCGATGATCTCGCCGTTCAGGG
This genomic interval from Bradyrhizobium sp. CB82 contains the following:
- the mobA gene encoding molybdenum cofactor guanylyltransferase MobA — encoded protein: MSRRSRPSTSARVKVVTTEIPPTVGVLLAGGLARRMGGGDKPMRTIGGRTILERVIARLKPQCDGLILNANGEPSRFSAFGLTVVADDVPGYPGPLAGILAALDWTAAHRPRIEWVLSAAGDCPFLPRDLVARLHAARAAENAQLAVAASGEQSHPVIGLWRVALREELRQALVVEDVRKIDRWTARYPLATVTWPVQPLDPFFNANTIEDIAEAGRLAALDERLAQ
- a CDS encoding sulfurtransferase TusA family protein translates to MTRTTLDLTGLKCPLPALKTRKALKPLKTGDQLEVHCTDPLSVIDIPNLIRETGDKVEITERSETRIVFLIEKVNGPIEGANDAVHS
- the glp gene encoding gephyrin-like molybdotransferase Glp; translated protein: MAQLSDDCFAFGGPMMSVDDAVALIAARVSAITDIETVALVDADGRVLAYDVAAPLPLPPFTNSAVDGYAVRNVDLPQANEEAFPLDGRIAAGAAADHPVKPGHTARIFTGAPMPKGAETVFMQEDVRIDASGKIVLPPGLKPGANVRPAGEDIPQGHVALPAGQRLRPQHVALAAAFGLTTLDVVRRIRVAVFSTGDELVSPGEARAPSQLFDSNRFMLMAMLRRLGCEVSDLGILRDELALLADGLKRVAGQHDLILTTGGVSTGEEDHVKAAVESIGTLVLWRMAIKPGRPVAMGVIGGTPLIGLPGNPVASFVTFVHVVRPTVLALAGGLPEPMLPIPVRAAFTYKKKEGRREYVRVSLREAEDGALEAIKFPREGAGLLSSLVETDGLVELGESVTRVEPGQGVGYLSYANVM
- a CDS encoding molybdopterin biosynthesis protein, translating into MNEIPQPNVRSSVDQEQFLKILSREEALARFEAALFPRALPSEMRALAATLGSALAEDIFAPIDVPPFDRSNVDGFAVRSADLAPASEASPVRLALNGEIIACGTAPVLQVASGTATAIATGGPLPRGADAVVMVEHTQPAGTGAIEVRRAASPGQFVSYAGSDIARDEALLRSGAIVGSREIGMLAACGIAEVKVVRKPRVAVISTGDELVQPGEMLAAAAIYDTNGAIVTAAIDENGGAAHFVGAVPDDEAKLEAAMREALAAADMLVLSGGTSKGAGDVSHRIIGRLGQPGIIAHGVALKPGKPLCLAVCDGKPVVILPGFPTSAMFTFHDMIVPVLRQMAGLPPRADAKVSAKVPVRIASELGRTEFVMVSLVDGKDGLIAYPSGKGSGAITSFAQADGFLRIDALADQMPAGTEAEVTLFTPHVRVPDLVIIGSHCTGLDIVAAPLAHAGLNVRSIAVGSLGGLAAARRGECDLAPIHLFDDKTETYNTPYLAEGLELVPGWRRMQGIVFRRGDRRFESLSAKDAVAAALADPACIMVNRNQGAGTRILVDRLLGGARPEGYWNQPRSHNAVAAAVAQHRADWGLTIAPVAQAFGLGFIPLAEEHYDFALVSARKQRPAVQAFLDALASDESRAALARAGFPPA
- the fdhD gene encoding formate dehydrogenase accessory sulfurtransferase FdhD — its product is MMKIDKAPVPLIVPNPDDSRLTQSVVGVDQAGARVETKVPMERPLTLYLNAQEIVTMMTIGDYPEYLALGYLLNQNMLKYSDVVTEVEYDDDLQVVVVRTEHHTNFEAKLKKRTQTSGCAQGTAFGDLLEAVESVALPKAELRTSWLYQMTLTINTMPSLYLEAGAIHGCVLCKEGTPLCYTEDVGRHNAVDKIAGWMYRHGVEAGDKILYTTGRLTSEMVIKTVRMGIPILVSRSGFTAWGVDLARQVGLTLIGRTRGKRFIALSGEERIVYDQNLAYVEEESAKHKRKGEGGDD
- the mobB gene encoding molybdopterin-guanine dinucleotide biosynthesis protein B, with product MKIIGLAGWSGAGKTTLLTRLIPHFNAQGLRVSVIKHAHHQFDVDVPGKDSWRHREAGAAEVLVASERRWALMHELRGAAEPRLPELLAKLSAVDLVVVEGFKREPHRKIEVHRAANSKPLLFPDDPGIVGIATDGAVETRLPTVHLDDIPAVAALVLGSAMTADEAMAKSALAR